One segment of Triticum aestivum cultivar Chinese Spring chromosome 2A, IWGSC CS RefSeq v2.1, whole genome shotgun sequence DNA contains the following:
- the LOC123186506 gene encoding BTB/POZ and MATH domain-containing protein 1-like, translating to MAAPQRPTTTTTASACIPDTARGTHVFTLAGYRLHKGIGVGNFIRSATFAVGGYAWCIRYYPDGFSSEYKDSVSVCVELQSKNSVVRALYDLRLTSRATGLSSLIFSRPSSFPAFDSCKNDNFRGAYTFMKRDLLEASPYLQDDCIVIQCDVTVLLKKIPAVALATTTTKTSDIQVPPSDLLNNLAMLLEGKKGADVVIKVGGETYHAHKIVLAMRSPVFDAELYGPMAMWDKEKQCIQIVDMQPAVFRALLHFIYTDSLPAMDDLLDSHDKREMMRHLLVAADRYAMDRLKLMCEAILCKGLDAESVAATLALADQHRCSKLRDACIEYIKLFT from the coding sequence ATGGCGGCACCGCAGAGGCCGACTACGACGACTACGGCGTCGGCGTGCATCCCGGATACGGCGCGGGGCACGCACGTCTTCACGCTCGCCGGCTACAGGCTGCACAAGGGCATCGGCGTCGGCAACTTCATCCGATCTGCCACCTTCGCCGTCGGCGGCTACGCCTGGTGCATCCGCTACTACCCCGACGGATTCAGTTCTGAATACAAGGACTCTGTTTCAGTCTGCGTCGAGCTCCAGAGCAAGAACTCAGTGGTGAGGGCGCTCTACGACCTGAGGCTGACCAGCCGGGCCACCGGTCTGTCGTCACTCATCTTCTCCCGGCCGTCGTCCTTCCCGGCGTTCGACTCCTGCAAGAACGACAATTTCAGGGGAGCTTACACGTTCATGAAGAGGGATCTCCTGGAGGCATCCCCGTACCTGCAGGATGACTGCATCGTGATCCAGTGCGATGTGACTGTTCTCCTCAAGAAAATACCGGCCGTGGCgctggccaccaccaccaccaagacttCTGATATCCAGGTGCCACCGTCGGACCTATTGAACAATCTCGCAATGCTGCTTGAGGGGAAGAAAGGGGCGGACGTGGTGATCAAAGTTGGCGGGGAGACCTACCACGCACACAAGATCGTGCTCGCGATGCGGTCTCCGGTCTTCGATGCCGAGCTCTATGGGCCAATGGCAATGTGGGACAAGGAGAAGCAGTGCATACAGATTGTGGACATGCAGCCCGCCGTTTTCAGAGCATTGCTTCACTTCATATACACAGATTCATTGCCTGCCATGGATGACCTCCTTGACAGCCATGACAAGAGGGAGATGATGAGGCATCTGCTTGTGGCTGCAGACAGATATGCCATGGACAGGCTCAAGCTGATGTGTGAGGCCATCCTCTGCAAGGGTCTAGATGCCGAGAGTGTGGCGGCCACGTTAGCTCTAGCTGATCAGCATCGTTGCAGCAAGCTGAGAGACGCTTGCATTGAGTATATCAAGCTCTTCACCTAG
- the LOC123186507 gene encoding probable inactive carboxylesterase Os04g0669700 has product MIDQEISAGTKPEDVFVFGLSQGGALSIASVLLYPKTLGGCAVFSGFLPFGASFASRVTAEAKKTPVLWVHGRADFLVPIEAGKDGTKFLRGRLGMSCEFKVYEGLGHELAPYELQYCERWAAGGEKR; this is encoded by the exons ATGATCGACCAGGAGATATCCGCCGGGACGAAGCCGGAGGATGTCTTCGTCTTCGGGCTCAGCCAGGGAG GCGCGCTGAGCATTGCCAGCGTGCTGCTGTACCCCAAGACGCTGGGCGGCTGCGCGGTCTTCAGCGGATTCCTCCCGTTCGGCGCCTCCTTCGCTTCCAGGGTCACGGCCGAGGCCAAGAAGACGCCGGTGCTGTGGGTGCACGGTCGAGCGGACTTCCTGGTCCCGATCGAGGCGGGCAAAGACGGGACCAAGTTCCTGCGGGGACGGCTGGGCATGAGCTGCGAGTTCAAGGTGTACGAGGGTCTCGGCCACGAGCTGGCACCCTACGAGCTCCAGTACTGCGAGCGCTGGGCCGCCGGTGGTGAGAAGCGTTGA
- the LOC123186508 gene encoding ervatamin-C: MSFSHGGTWPVIPTVVLLMGGLFAAFPAASGGRVDAGDMLMMDRFRQWQATHNRSYLSADERLRRFEVYRSNVEYIDATNRRGDLTYELGENQFADLTGEEFVGRYASSHDAGGHTDSVITTAAEADGLWSSGSAGGDDSLEAPPPPSVDWRAKGAVTPVKNQGSQCFSCWAFSAVAMMESLYFIKTGTLVPLSEQQLVDCDKYDGGCNRGYYHRAFQWIMENGGLTTAALYPYKAVRGVCFRAKPAVTITGHAAVAKNELALQSAVARQPIGVAIEVPSSMQFYKSGVFSAPCGIQMSHAVVTVGYGTDAYSGLKYWLVKNSWGQTWGEAGYIRMRRDVGGGGLCGIALDTAYPTM, translated from the exons ATGTCTTTCTCCCATGGCGGCACATGGCCGGTGATCCCTACAGTAGTTCTGCTAATGGGCGGCCTGTTCGCCGCCTTCCCTGCCGCGTCGGGCGGCCGCGTCGACGCCGGTGACATGCTGATGATGGACAGGTTCCGGCAGTGGCAGGCCACTCACAACCGTTCGTACCTGAGCGCCGACGAGAGGCTGCGGCGCTTCGAGGTGTACCGCAGCAACGTGGAGTACATCGACGCCACCAACAGGCGCGGCGACCTCACCTACGAGCTCGGCGAGAACCAATTCGCCGACCTCACCGGGGAGGAGTTTGTCGGAAGGTATGCGTCGTCGCACGACGCCGGCGGTCACACTGACTCGGTCATCACGACGGCCGCCGAGGCTGACGGCCTCTGGTCGTCTGGCTCTGCCGGTGGCGACGACTCCTTGGAGGCTCCGCCTCCGCCCAGCGTCGACTGGAGGGCCAAAGGCGCCGTGACGCCGGTCAAGAACCAAGGCTCGCAATGCT TTAGCTGCTGGGCGTTCTCGGCGGTGGCAATGATGGAGAGTCTCTACTTCATCAAGACGGGGACGCTGGTGCCCCTGTCGGAGCAGCAGCTGGTGGACTGCGACAAGTACGACGGTGGCTGCAACCGAGGCTACTACCACAGGGCCTTCCAGTGGATCATGGAGAACGGCGGCCTCACCACGGCGGCGCTCTACCCATACAAGGCGGTGAGAGGCGTCTGCTTCCGCGCCAAGCCCGCCGTCACCATCACCGGGCACGCGGCGGTCGCCAAGAACGAATTGGCCCTCCAAAGCGCCGTCGCGAGGCAGCCCATCGGCGTGGCCATCGAGGTCCCCAGCAGCATGCAGTTCTACAAGAGCGGCGTCTTCTCGGCCCCCTGTGGGATCCAGATGAGCCACGCCGTGGTGACCGTCGGCTACGGCACCGACGCCTACTCGGGGCTCAAGTACTGGCTCGTCAAGAACTCGTGGGGCCAGACGTGGGGCGAGGCCGGCTACATCCGTATGCGCCGCGACGTCGGAGGCGGGGGCCTCTGCGGCATCGCGCTCGACACCGCTTACCCGACCATGTGA